Part of the Syntrophorhabdaceae bacterium genome is shown below.
CCTTCCGGGTTCACGTAGATCAGCCCCATCTGCACGGCAGCAAGCGGGTTTTCGAGGTCCCGCTCTCCGGAATAGCGCTTGTCGCCGCCCAGCCAGGTCTTCTCGGCGCCCCAATAGACATCCTGATCCGGCTCCCACACGTCCTCGCGACCGCCGCCGAAACCGAAGGTCTTGAATCCCATCGTTTCCAGAGCAACGTTGCCGGTGAGGACCATCAGGTCGGCCCAGGAAATCTTCCGGCCGTACTTCTGCTTGATCGGCCAGAGCAGTCGTCGCGCCTTGTCCAGGCTGACGTTGTCCGGCCAGCTGTTGAGAGGCGCAAAGCGCTGTTGGCCCCTGCCGCCGCCACCACGGCCGTCACCGGTGCGATATGTGCCTGTGCTGTGCCACGCCATACGGATGAACAATGGCCCGTAGTGACCAAAGTCTGCCGGCCACCAGTCCTGCGAGTTGGTCATCAGCGCCGCGAGATCTTTCTTCACAGCCGCCAGGTCGAGGCTCTTGAACTCCTTGGCGTAGTTGAAACCGTCGCCCATCGGATTGGACTTGGAGGAATGCTGGTGCAGGATATCGAGTCTCAACTGGTTCGGCCACCAGTCTCGGGTCGACGTACCGCTGGCTGCAGTGTTTGCTTGAGTCTTGCCCGTTACCGGGGACTTGCTTTCTTCATTCATAATAGGTCCTCCTTTCATCCTGATTTACATGAGTTATGTTTGTCTTTGCACTTCCGTTACGCTTTTTTATCTTTTATCCGGAACCATTCCAGATTAGTAGTCAAAAAAATTCAAGCAAACCCCTTACAAAGACCTGCTGTGCCGTTTACCGCCGTTGTCAATGGCCCCTGCCTTGCTCTTCGCACATTCTCCGCAATACCCGTAATATTCTAACCTGTTCCTTGTGATCATGAAGCCTGTTTTTTTTGCGATGCTCCTTTGATCCAGAGTAACAGGGGCCTCGTAATCTACGATCCTCCCGCATTGCTCGCATATGAGGTTGATGTGCTCATCCAGATTACCCTCGATTCGGTTCTCCTTCCCGTCAAACTCAAGGGATTTGATGATTCCATGGCGGGATAATTCTTTTATGTTTGCATAAACGGATGACAGGCTCAGGTGAGCGCCTTTCTTCTTGGCTCCCCTGTATATGAAGGGTGCACTGGGATGCAGATGGCCCTTTCTGACCAGCACATCAATAACGGCAAGCCGCTGACTCGTCAGTCTCAGCCCCCTCTCCTTCAGTTGCCGAATGATGGATTCTTTCGTCATCATATTTTATCTGGAACCATTCTCGATAATAATTCTAATCTCCATTGAACGGCACGTCAAGTCAATCTTT
Proteins encoded:
- a CDS encoding peroxidase family protein, with the protein product MNEESKSPVTGKTQANTAASGTSTRDWWPNQLRLDILHQHSSKSNPMGDGFNYAKEFKSLDLAAVKKDLAALMTNSQDWWPADFGHYGPLFIRMAWHSTGTYRTGDGRGGGGRGQQRFAPLNSWPDNVSLDKARRLLWPIKQKYGRKISWADLMVLTGNVALETMGFKTFGFGGGREDVWEPDQDVYWGAEKTWLGGDKRYSGERDLENPLAAVQMGLIYVNPEG
- a CDS encoding Fur family transcriptional regulator: MMTKESIIRQLKERGLRLTSQRLAVIDVLVRKGHLHPSAPFIYRGAKKKGAHLSLSSVYANIKELSRHGIIKSLEFDGKENRIEGNLDEHINLICEQCGRIVDYEAPVTLDQRSIAKKTGFMITRNRLEYYGYCGECAKSKAGAIDNGGKRHSRSL